The following proteins are encoded in a genomic region of Pyrus communis chromosome 11, drPyrComm1.1, whole genome shotgun sequence:
- the LOC137709504 gene encoding uncharacterized protein produces the protein MNNYCCSGPVSEETDQMVSNNNLVETEALPGKSDSCCPSSASEETNQMVSNNPAEPEALPEKADSEISKSHGDSEFGEADDGEASKPSFVFKFEYQTKEILSRSNRECKFMADKFNLFKEEPEFTSSSSRKYEFKAEESVSCFLEEAKVATFTVEEGGDHEQITHEFAGEECEEDEVSDKKSVTEDPHLDEERVGSLESNSDCEKVDSHEVKFLSEKDFVASDYECASIGSPSVGFLSVADFGERNDRLENFDMGHESDCFDDEDEDINEQIQESEELYSSSSPEGFSSKDEKPIEGFENAETPQVRSLIPNASEDSNTLETLWEHQDLIEQLKMELKKVRATGLPTILEESESPNMDDLKPWKIDEKVHQGDRMGELQNFHRSYRERMRKFDILNYQKLYAIGFLQSKDPLQSFPSSKSSAPAIPSFLSQNFWGCKLKKDSDSDPMVKFIRELHSELEVVYVGQLCLSWEILQWQYEKAVKLWESAPSGIGSYNAVAGEFQQFQVHLHRFVENECYQGPRVENYVKNRCITRNLLQVPVIRGDNLKERKKARRKGKDDGAITSDILVEILEESVRAIWRFIRADKHANCTLACRKRRPGEELEESDLKLYTEIQTDLHNKKMKLREILRSGNCILKRLKKHEDVGTDHLYFFSQVDMKLVARVLNMSNITTEQLAWCRNKLSKINFVNRKLRVDPSILLFPC, from the exons ATGAACAATTATTGTTGTTCTGGCCCTGTTTCTGAAGAAACTGATCAAATGGTATCGAATAATAATCTTGTTGAGACGGAAGCTCTGCCTGGAAAATCGGATTCTTGTTGTCCTAGCTCTGCTTCTGAAGAAACCAATCAAATGGTATCGAATAATCCGGCTGAGCCAGAAGCTCTGCCTGAGAAAGCTGATTCCGAGATTTCGAAAAGCCATGGAGATTCAGAGTTTGGTGAAGCTGATGATGGAGAGGCGTCGAAGCCGAGTTTCGTGTTTAAATTCGAGTACCAGACTAAAGAAATATTAAGCAGAAGCAATAGAGAGTGTAAGTTTATGGCTGATAAGTTTAACCTATTCAAAGAAGAACCAGAATTCacaagcagcagcagcagaaaatACGAATTCAAAGCCGAAGAGAGTGTGAGTTGCTTCCTGGAAGAAGCTAAAGTTGCAACCTTTACTGTCGAAGAAGGAGGTGATCATGAACAAATTACTCATGAATTTGCAGGTGAGGAATGCGAGGAAGATGAAGTGTCTGATAAGAAATCGGTGACGGAAGATCCTCATTTGGATGAAGAGCGAGTGGGGAGTCTTGAAAGCAATTCAGATTGTGAGAAAGTTGATTCTCATGAAGTTAAGTTCTTGTCAGAAAAGGACTTTGTTGCTTCAGATTATGAGTGTGCTTCTATCGGCTCTCCAAGTGTGGGGTTTTTGTCAGTAGCAGATTTTGGGGAAAGAAATGACCGGCTTGAGAATTTCGATATGGGGCACGAGTCTGATTGTTTCgacgatgaagatgaagatataAACGAACAAATTCAAGAATCGGAAGAGTTGTACAGCAGCTCGAGTCCAGAAGGTTTTAGTAGCAAAGACGAAAAACCAATTGAGGGTTTCGAAAATGCTGAAACGCCCCAAGTTCGTAGTTTGATACCTAATGCTTCCGAGGATTCAAACACATTGGAAACATTGTGGGAACACCAGGATTTGATAGAACAGTTGAAAATGGAGCTCAAGAAAGTCAGGGCTACTGGCCTGCCTACCATTCTTGAAGAATCCGAGTCCCCGAATATGGATGATTTGAAGCCATGGAAGATCGATGAAAAAGTCCATCAAGGTGATAGAATGGGAGAACTTCAGAACTTCCACAGAAGTTACAGAGAGCGCATGCGAAAATTCGACATTTTGAATTACCAGAAGTTATATGCAATAG GTTTCTTGCAGTCCAAGGATCCACTTCAGTCGTTTCCGAGCTCCAAGTCCTCAGCTCCGGCAATCCCATCCTTTCTCTCACAGAATTTTTGGGGATGCAAACTGAAAAAGGATTCGGATTCCGACCCAATGGTGAAGTTTATTAGAGAATTGCATAGTGAATTAGAAGTGGTTTATGTGGGGCAGTTGTGCCTTTCTTGGGAGATTCTTCAATGGCAGTATGAGAAGGCCGTCAAGCTTTGGGAATCGGCTCCGTCTGGAATTGGTTCGTACAATGCAGTCGCGGGCGAATTCCAACAGTTCCAAGTGCACTTGCATAGATTTGTAGAGAATGAATGTTATCAAGGGCCTAGGGTTGAAAATTACGTCAAGAATCGATGCATCACGCGCAATCTTCTTCAAGTTCCGGTGATTAGAG GGGACAATTTAAaggagagaaagaaagcaagaagAAAAGGCAAAGATGATGGTGCAATTACAAGCGACATTCTAGTAGAGATACTCGAAGAATCAGTAAGGGCGATCTGGAGATTCATTCGAGCTGATAAACATGCTAATTGTACGCTTGCATGTCGAAAGAGAAGACCAGGAGAAGAGCTTGAAGAATCGGATTTGAAGCTTTACACAGAGATCCAAACAGATCTTCACAAT AAAAAGATGAAGCTAAGAGAAATATTGAGGAGTGGGAACTGCATACTAAAGAGATTGAAAAAGCATGAGGATGTAGGCACAGATCACCTCTACTTCTTCTCCCAAGTTGACATGAAATTAGTAGCTAGGGTTTTGAACATGTCGAATATTACAACGGAGCAACTAGCGTGGTGCCGCAATAAGTTGAGCAAGATAAATTTTGTGAACCGAAAGCTCCGCGTAGATCCTTCCATCTTGCTATTTCCATGCTAG
- the LOC137707509 gene encoding large ribosomal subunit protein eL34-like, whose amino-acid sequence MVQRLTYRTRHSYATKSNQHRIVKTPGGKLIYQTTKKRASGPKCPVTGKRIQGIPHLRPAEYKRSRLSRNRRTVNRAYGGVLSGGAVRERIIRAFLVEEQKIVKKVLKIQKAKERQAEKGAKH is encoded by the exons ATGGTGCAGCGGCTCACGTACCGGACGCGTCACAGCTACGCCACCAAGTCCAACCAGCACCGCATCGTCAAAACTCCCG GGGGGAAATTGATCTATCAGACGACCAAGAAGAGAGCCAGCGGTCCCAAATGCCCTGTTACTGGCAAGAGAATCCAAGGG ATTCCTCACTTGAGACCTGCTGAGTACAAGAGGTCTAGATTATCTAGGAACCGCAGGACTGTGAACCGGGCCTATGGTGGTGTATTGTCCGGAGGTGCAGTTAGGGAGAG GATCATTCGAGCTTTCTTGGTCGAAGAGCAAAAGATCGTGAAGAAGGTTTTGAAGATTCAAAAGGCTAAGGAAAGGCAGGCGGAGAAAGGAGCCAAACATTGA
- the LOC137707993 gene encoding DExH-box ATP-dependent RNA helicase DExH18, mitochondrial → MARGPASSLFRIYASKKNISRFRVLIWNQYVSSSAPYDRSVSSNFQFCTAFDVPNHRSFSTGFRDLIRVRLPPKGPNFTGCGTFDAKPFSTTVKDGEDEEDNGVCSSRMVDSECDFDADAGKILDFVNEGSARNLSNWGDGDEGNEGVVCDSMVVESESGDENVSSAKPMNFQQVASREPVELYRELRDADKGAKQRRADWETLQEIFRNFGNSGWACDQALAIYIGRSFFPTSVHKFRNFFFKKCSADVAKYVVSLGPSNDAVKFLFPIFVEYCLEEFPDEIKRFRSMIESADLTKPHTWFPFARAMKRKIIYHCGPTNSGKTYNALQRFMEAKKGIYCSPLRLLAMEVFDKVNGHGVYCSLHTGQEKKFVPFSNHVACTVEMVSTDEMYDVAVIDEIQMMADPYRGFAWTRALLGLKADEIHLCGDPSVLNIVRQICSETGDELHEQHYERFKPLVVEAKTLLGDLKNVRSGDCVVAFSRREVFEVKIAIEKHTNHRCCVIYGALPPETRRQQANLFNDQNNEYDVLVATDAVGMGLNLNIRRVVFFTLAKYNGDKTVAVPASQVKQIAGRAGRRGSIYPDGLTTTLNLDDLDYLIESLKQPFDEVKKVGLFPFFEQVELFAGKIPDVTFCQLLEKFSENCRLDGSYFLCRHDHIKKVANMLQKVPELSLEDRFNFCFAPVNIKDPRAMYHLLRFASSYGQKLPVNIAMGVPTGSARNNKELLDLETKHQVCSMYMWLSHHFKKETFPYWKKAEAMASDIAELLGKSLANANWKPESRQAENQKFLEQKKNSYERPRSLIKLYEKKKHDRSVQHELGEKVTA, encoded by the exons ATGGCTAGAGGCCCGGCAAGTTCTCTGTTTCGAATTTATGCTTCCAAGAAGAACATAtctaggtttagggttttgatatGGAATCAATATGTTAGTTCTTCTGCGCCATATGACCGCTCTGTATCCTCAAATTTCCAATTTTGTACCGCTTTCGATGTTCCGAATCACCGTTCGTTTTCGACGGGATTCAGGGACCTAATTCGGGTTAGATTGCCCCCCAAAGGCCCAAATTTCACAGGCTGCGGTACCTTTGATGCGAAACCATTTTCGACTACTGTGAAAGATGGGGAGGATGAGGAGGATAATGGGGTTTGTAGTAGTAGAATGGTGGATTCTGAATGTGATTTTGATGCAGATGCTGGGAAAATTTTGGACTTTGTAAATGAGGGTAGTGCTCGCAATTTGTCGAATTGGGGAGATGGAGATGAGGGTAATGAGGGTGTGGTTTGTGATTCGATGGTTGTTGAGTCGGAAAGTGGTGATGAGAATGTGAGTTCAGCGAAACCTATGAACTTTCAGCAGGTTGCGTCACGTGAGCCTGTTGAATTGTATCGTGAGCTTCGTGATGCTGACAAGGGTGCAAAGCAGAGACGGGCTGATTGGGAGACTCTTCAAGAGATATTCCGGAATTTTGGCAATTCGGGTTGGGCATGCGATCAGGCTCTTGCAATATACATTGGACGTTCATTTTTCCCTACTTCCGTGCACAAGTTTCGGAATTTTTTCTTCAAGAAGTGTTCGGCTGATGTTGCCAAATATGTGGTATCCCTTGGTCCATCTAATGATGCTGTGAAATTTTTGTTTCCTATATTTGTTGAATATTGTTTAGAAGAATTTCCAGATGAGATCAAGCGGTTTCGTAGTATGATTGAATCAGCAGATCTCACTAAGCCTCATACATGGTTTCCATTTGCACGGGCTATGAAGCGTAAGATAATTTATCACTGTGGTCCAACCAATAGTGGTAAAACATACAATGCTTTGCAACGGTTTATGGAAGCAAAGAAGGGCATTTACTGCAGTCCTCTGAGATTATTGGCTATGGAAGTCTTTGATAAAGTCAACGGGCATGGAGTTTATTGTAGCCTTCACACAggacaagaaaagaaatttgtccCATTCTCAAACCATGTTGCTTGCACTGTCGAAATGGTGTCAACTGATGAAATGTATGATGTTGCCGTGATTGATGAAATTCAGATGATGGCAGACCCAtatagaggttttgcatggacAAGAGCGTTGCTTGGGCTGAAGGCTGACGAGATACATTTGTGTGGAGATCCAAGTGTTCTGAATATTGTTCGACAAATCTGTTCAGAAACTGGCGATGAGTTGCATGAGCAGCATTATGAGAGGTTTAAGCCATTGGTGGTTGAAGCCAAAACACTCTTGGGAGATCTTAAAAATGTTCGGTCTGGAGACTGTGTGGTTGCTTTTTCTAGGAGAGAGGTATTTGAGGTTAAAATTGCAATTGAAAAACACACTAATCATCGTTGTTGTGTTATTTATGGTGCCTTGCCACCAGAGACTCGTCGACAGCAAGCGAATTTGtttaatgatcaaaataatgaatATGATGTGCTTGTTGCTACTGATGCAGTGGGAATGGGTCTGAATCTCAATATCAGGAGGGTTGTGTTCTTTACCCTTGCAAAGTACAATGGTGACAAAACTGTCGCGGTTCCAGCGTCTCAGGTGAAGCAGATTGCTGGAAGAGCTGGTCGGAGAGGAAGCATCTATCCAGACGGACTCACAACCACATTGAATTTAGATGATCTGGATTACTTAATTGAAAGTCTAAAGCAACCTTTTGACGAAGTTAAGAAAGTGGgccttttccctttctttgaGCAGGTTGAGCTATTCGCAGGGAAAATCCCTGATGTTACGTTCTGCCAGCTACTTGAAAAATTTAGTGAAAATTGTCGTCTGGATGGTTCATACTTCCTGTGTCGACATGATCATATAAAGAAGGTTGCAAATATGTTACAGAAGGTTCCGGAACTATCTCTGGAGGATCGTTTTAACTTCTGTTTTGCCCCAGTTAATATCAAAGACCCAAGAGCTATGTATCATCTTCTAAGGTTTGCTTCATCATATGGTCAGAAACTCCCTGTCAACATTGCTATGGGCGTACCAACGGGATCTGCCCGTAACAATAAGGAGCTCTTGGATCTGGAGACCAAGCACCAAGTTTGTTCTATGTATATGTGGTTGTCACACCACTTCAAGAAGGAAACGTTTCCATACTGGAAGAAGGCTGAGGCAATGGCCTCGGATATTGCTGAGTTGTTGGGCAAGTCTCTAGCCAATGCCAATTGGAAGCCAGAATCGAGGCAGGCAGAGAACCAAAAGTTTCTTGAACAGAAGAAAAATAGTTATGAGAGGCCAAGGTCACTCATCAAGCTGTATGAGAA GAAAAAGCATGACCGGTCTGTACAACATGAGCTTGGAGAGAAAGTAACTGCTTAG